In the genome of Candidatus Pristimantibacillus lignocellulolyticus, the window ACTATCGTAGACAAGTACTTTAACTGGCTCTTGGTCAGCAACGACTTCTTTGATTTGTGACATTCTATCTTCTTGATCTTTAATAAATGCTTCTGCAGCCTCATTAATTTGGAATATGGCACCAATATCACGAATTTCTTGATACATTTGTTCTAATGTAGTCGCACTGTTCACATAAGTAGTCATACCGTACTCTTCTAATTCATTGATATCGATAGCTTCTTCACCAAATTCCCAGTCGATCCCATATACAAAATCTGCGCCACTTGTTAGTACTGCTTCACGCGTAGCAGGTCCATACGTTAATTCGGGAATTTTCTCATACTCTTCTTCATAGGCAGGTAGAGCTCCTCTACTATGATTGTCTAAACTATTTCCGATAATATATTGTGATAATCCTAAAGCGATGAACAATTCCGTTGTATTAGGGCCTAATGTTAGTACTTTGGAAGGCTTCTGCGTAATCGATAATTCTCTACCATAATTGTTAATCGTTAAAGGCGTAAACTCAGCTTGTCCTTCATCGGACTCATTTACTTTTGAACCATTATTAACTTTAGAGTTATTTCCCGTACAGCCAACCAACGCCCCCACTAATACGATAGAACTTAACATTAATGCAATTTTTCTAAGTTTCATACTCTTATCCCCTTATCTCTATATACTAGCTGGTAAATAAGTAATACTAATCTTCTTAGTTAACGGATGAACAATAATATGTGTTCGAATGCCAAACACCTCACCTAATAATTCTGAAGTTAGTACTTCTTCTGGCGTACCTGAAGTGAATATCTGTCCATTCTTCATGACATAGATACGATCGCAATAAAGCGCTGCAAGATTCAAATCATGGATCGCTGACACTACAGTTAACTTCAGACCTTTAATTAGATCGAACATTTGCAATTGATACTGTATATCCAAATGATTCGTTGGCTCATCTAACATAAGAAAGTTGGTTTGTTGCGCTAGAACTCGAGCAATAATGACACGTTGTTTCTCTCCACCTGATAAATCTAAATAATTCGTTTTTGCGAGATGAGTGAGACCAACATTATGTAAAGCTTGCTCTACAATTTCTTGATCTACTTTCGTATCCACATCGAATAGTTTCTTATATGGACTTCTGCCCATCGCAACAATTTCATCAACATTGAAGTCAAAAGGTATCGTATGTTCTTGTCCGACTACCCCTATTTTTTGTGCTATTTTTTTCGTGTTTAACATTTTATAATCGTCGCCATCAAGTAATATCGTCCCTGTGTCTGGCTTCAGTGCTCGATACAAATTCTTCAAAAGTGTCGATTTACCACTCCCATTCGGCCCAACGATACCTACAAATTCACCAGCAGCGACATGAATGGAAATATCATCTATTATTGCCTGTTCGCCGTAACTATAGCTTAATCGCTCAACCTGCAGTCTCATTCCAACCTCCTACAACATCACGTCGTTAATTGATCAAAACTGTCAACCTATACGACTTTATTTCTTAGTTTACGCCTTTGAATTTTTCTTCAATAACCAAATGAAGAATGGACCACCGATTAAAGCAGTCAATATACCAAGTGGTAATTCCCCCGGTGCAATGACAATTCTAGCCACAACATCTGTCCATACTACAAGGATTCCCCCCATAAGCGCACTAATCGGGAGTACTTTTCGATGATCCGAACCTACTAACAAACGTGCAATATGCGGTACCATCAATCCTACAAAACCAATTGAACCACTTACCGCTATCGTCGTTCCCGCTAATAACGATGCTACCAAGATTAATACCTTTTGCATTACACGCACATCATATCCCAAAGTACCAGCGGTCTCATCTCCAAGTAATAATGCATTTAACGAACGATAGTTAATCATCAAAATGATGACACATACGAGCATTGTCACAAAAGGTAAAGTTAGATACCCCCAACGCGCTCCTGCCAAGCTTCCAGACAACCAAAACGTTGCATTATGAATACCCAGTGCATTAGGTGCACTAAGCGTAATAACATTTTTTATAGCATCCATAATCATCGCTAAAGCAACACCTGAAAGTAATAACTGAGTAATGTTGATTCTCCCTTTTACTCTAGAAATCGTATATACTATAATAATCGTTATAGCTGAACCGAGGAATGCACTGATCGGTAATGCATAACTACCTAAAAATGCGAATACACCAAAAAGCATGCCCAGTGTTGCTGTAGCAGAAGCACCAGAAGATACTCCTAAAATAAATGGATCTGCCAAATGATTTCGCACTAGAGCTTGCATCGCCACACCCGTAACTGCAAGTGAAGCGCCTACAATCATTCCTAGCAGAACGCGAGGAAATCGCAATCCCCATACGATGTTTTGCTCTAGTAATGTCCAGTTTTCCGGAATAAAGTCTGTAAGATACGGTATTTTACTTATTAAAATTTGCAACACAGTTTTTGGAGCAACCGAGACAGGACCGATTCCAATGGCCAATAATATTGACGCAAGAGCTACGATTGCCAATACAATAATAATAAATCTCACATTTGTAGCTTTTTGCTTTGCTCGAAGTAAACGATTTGAAGTAAGATGACTTCCGGTCATTATGTAATTCCTTTCCTTTCACAATATCTACATTATTAACTAGAAAGAGGTAATCAATATGGACAATAACAAATTAACTCGTTTTGGTGTTTCAATGGATGAGAAATTATTACAAAAATTCGATGATCTAGTAGAACAAAGAAGTTATCAAAATCGCTCAGAAGCGATTCGCGATCTCGTGAGAGAAGCAATACTGCAACAGACTTATTCAGATAATAGTGAATATGTAGCAGGAACAATACTATTATTTTATGCTCATCATCAAAATGGACTAGTTAATGAAATGATGAATATTCAACATGATTACCATGATCAAATCTTAACGACAACGCATCTTCACATTGATCACAATAATTGTCTAGAAGTTATCGTTGTCAAAGGATTAGCACATCAATTAAAGCAATTAAGTGATCAATTAATTGCCCTAAAGGGTGTTTTCTATGGCAAATTAACCGTGTCACCTTTGAGTTAATTCGTGTTACTGACATCTGAATTTTATCATATTGTTATGTAAATTACTACAGAAATTGCACAACCAATTATCCTTACATATTTACAAAATCAATTAAATTGTGCATGAGTATAGTTTTATTTCAAAAAGATCCGTAATATCTTATATGATATTACGGATCTTTTTGGATACACCTATAAAAAAACAGTAAAAAGCTAGTTATCGAACTAACTCTTTACTGTTTCATCCTGTTGTACCATCTATTCGATGCCAACTTGCTTCCTAATATTACTTCCTTATTAGGTTTGTTTTATAACTACTTCTTTAAGGTAACATTGAACTTCCCATTAGATACTTATCCACTTCTTTAGCTGCTTGACGACCTTCGTTGATCGCCCATACAACAAGACTTTGTCCACGACGAACATCTCCTGCAGCAAATACTTTATCAATGTTCGTTCTGTAATCACCATAACGGGCTTTAACATTCGAACGGCTGTCAGTTGCAAGTGTTAACTCCTCTATAATAGTCGCCTCCGGACCTTCAAATCCAATTGCTATTAGCGCAATATCAACAGGCCACACTTGCTCTGTTCCTTCAAGTTCTTTGTATATTTTTTTACCATTCTCATCGATATAACGTTCGATTTTCACAGTATGAAGTTCTTTCAAGTTCCCCTGCTCGTCACCAACGAATTTTTTCGTAAGGACAGAGAATTGACGAGGATCTGCCCCGAATATTGCTTTTGCTTCCTCATGTGCGTAATCTAACGTATATACATTAGGGAATTGAGGCCATGGGTTTTTCGAAGCATCACGTTGTAGTGGCGCTTTTGCTACTGTACCGAATTGAACAATAGATTCACAACCATGTCGTAGTGCAGTAGCAACACAGTCAGTACCAGTATCGCCGCCCCCAATGACAACAACATTTTTCCCTTTAGCGGAAATATAGTTCCCATCATCAAGATTTGAATCTAAATAACTTTTGATTGTACTATTCAAATAATCCATTGCAGGGTAAATCCCTTTAAGCTCTGATCCTTCAATTGTTACACTTCTTGCTTTTGTAGCACCTAGCGCAAGAACAACCGCATCAAATTGATTCAAAAGCTCTGCAGCAGGAATGTCTTTACCAATTTCTGTGTTCGTAACGAAATTGATACCCTCTTCTTTCAATATCGTAACACGACGATCTACAACATGTTTCTCAAGTTTCATTGTTGGGATACCATATGTTAATAATCCACCAATACGATCATCACGTTCGAATACCGTTACCGTGTGTCCAGCTTTATTCAATTGAGCTGCAGTAGCTAATCCAGCAGGACCAGAACCAACAACTGCTACTTTCTTACCCGTGCGAACTTTAGGCGGTTGTGCAACAACCCAACCTTCCTCAAAACCACGCTCAATAATTGCTTCTTCTATCGTCTTAATTGTAACGGCATCGCCGATCAAACCAACTGTGCAAGAGCCCTCACACGGAGCAGGGCATACACGTCCAGTAAATTCCGGGAAGTTATTCGTTTTGTGTAAACGATTCAAAGCCTCTTTCCATTGCCCTCGGTATACAAGATTGTTCCACTCAGGAATTAGGTTGTTTACAGGGCAACCAGATACTGTATTTGCTATCTCTATTCCTGTATGACAATATGGCGTACCGCAATCCATGCAGCGAGCACCTTGAGTTTGTAGTTGTTGTTCTGGCATATGTTTATGAAACTCTTTCCAGTCATTAACACGTTTCAGTGGATCACGATCTGTAGGTACTTCTCTTTGATAGTCCATAAATCCAGTTGGCATTGACATGATAGCGTTCCCCCAATATCCCAAAGCCCTTACCATTACAACATTCATTAGTGAAGGCATGGATATATTTATTAATCCTCAAGTGAGGTAGTGTATATTAATTCGTTACACTAATGCTATCATTTTTAGCTCGTTTTCCGTAATGGACTATCATCATAATCATTTGCACTATTTGCATGAATTTATCTTAATGAGAAACTAGCAACCATTTGCACTATTTCACACGATTATAAGTATGAATTGTAAAATCATAGTTGTTTTTCTCATCTTTTAGTACAGTTTCGCTATTAATCAGGTGAAAATCGTTCTCATTATAGCATGGGAAAAATGCATCGGCATTTGTAATTTTTACATCAACTTTTGTTATATACATCGTATCAACATATGGCATAAACAGCTTATAAATCTCTGCCCCACCAGTAATCATTAGTTCTTCATTTCCATACTTTTCGATCGCCTCTTCTACAGAGTGTACAATTTCACAGCCTTCTATTGTAAGACCCTGCTGTCTTGTTAGTACAATATTGGTACGATTGGGTAGCGGTTTGCCCAAAGATTCAAACGTTTTACGACCCATTAACACTGGTTTATGTATAGTTGTTCTCTTAAAATGTGCAAGCTCGGCAGGCAAATGCCATAACATTTTATTATCTAAACCAATCGCATTATTTTGACTCATTGCAACAATTAAACTTAAAGACATATTATTCTCTCCCTATATAACATCGATTTCATTTATTATAACTGTTTCTTGTATTTCATCTATACCTTGTACTTCATCTATTTCTAATATATTATACGACATCTAATAGAACTCTGCCTAATTTGTATGAACAATCAGGTTACTGATAATATTTGATTTTTATGATGAATATCATGTTCGATAAATTCGTGGATAATGTAAAGCAAGGAATAAGGTGTGTTTGTATGTGGACATATTGCCACACCGTTTGCGGGTACATGTTTAACAGCAAGATCCAGATCAGCTAACAGCATTTCTACTAATTGAATACGGGTTTGCTTAAATTCGTCTAGTAGATGATTTCGAGAAATTCCCGAACGAGCATACTCATAAGCTTTTTCGTTAAATGAATCGAAATCTGGGAAGACCATCTCTTCCCCATTTCTAACGGCTGGTATAATTGAATAGATGAGGTAATTATCCCAATTTGTTAGATGCGAAATAATTTCTCTTACCGATGCTTTTCCTTTAGCAACTGGTTTTAGCCATATATCTTCCTGTAAAACACTTAGTGTCTCTGTCCACTCTATAAAATCTTTATATCTAAAAATCGTTTCTTTGCTTAAACTAATCATATTGATAACCTCCTGTTTAATGAATGCACAGTATAAAATAAGAACTAACGTTCTTATTTTATACTGTGCATTCCCTAGAAGCAAGTTTTTATGCATTTTATTGAAATTATTAACATTATCTTCTAATTTAAGAAAATCAAAAGCCATCATTAAAAGCTCAGAATGCTCTGTCGCTTAATGATGGCTTGTTATAGATGCATATATTCTACATACTGATCTCAAGTATGTTTTCTCAGTCAACTACACAGCTACAGGAGCTTTGATCGTAGGGTGAGGATCGTAACCGACTACTTGCATATCGGATAATTCGAAATCAAAGATTGACTGCTTGTCTTTATTTAATTCTAAAGTTGGTAATGCTCTTGGTTCACGAGACAGTTGTGTTTCGATTTGCTCCAAGTGATTCACATAAATATGGGCATCACCTAAAGTATGAATAAAGTCACCAACCTCAAGACCACATTCATGTGCGATTAGATGAGTTAGTAGCGCATAACTAGCGATATTAAAAGGAATCCCCAAGAAGATATCTGCGCTACGCTGATACAATTGACAGCTCAACTTACCATTTGATACATAGAATTGGAACATCGTATGACATGGTGGCAAAGCCATCGTTGGAACATCTTCAGGATTCCAAGCAGATATAATTAATCTTCTAGAATCAGGATTAGTTTTGATTGTAGCTATGATGTCGGATAACTGATCAATAACATCCCCTAATGTTGTTTTCCACTCACGCCATTGCTTACCATATACATTACCAAGATCACCGTATTTCGCAGCAAAAACATCGTCTGATAATACTTGCTGCTTGAAATATGTTAACTGTTCCTCATACTGCGCTGCAAATTGCTCGTCCGCTAGCGCGCGATGGGCAAAGTTAGTCATATCCGGTCCAGTATACTCATCGGATTCAATCCAACGTTTGAATGCCCATTCATTCCATATATTATTGTTATTTTCTAACAAATAACGAATATTACTATCACCTTTAATAAACCATAATAACTCACTAGCAACAAGCTTAAAAGGTACACGCTTTGTCGTTAGTAACGGGAAACCTTCTCCTAATGGAAATCTCATTTGATAACCAAATAATGAAATAGTTCCAGTACCAGTACGATCTTCCTTCTTCTCGCCTTTTTCTAAAACATCTTTTAATAGCTGCAAATAAGCTTGCTCGCTAGATACCATTCCGCTCACTCCTAAAACTTTTCATAACTTCTCGATACTGAAAAAGCATATTCTCATTATTATAACATTATAGGAATGATCTACTCAAACTAATTTTAAAAACATACAGAATACAGTTATTATCTTCAAAAAAAAAGGCATCCAGCCCATAAACGAGAGTAACACCTTGAATAAATTAAGGTTAGTTTAATTCATTTTTTCTATCTAGTTTACGTTTTTTCCTCAATTCATGGCGTTCTGGAGCCTGCTCAAATAATTGTTTTTCAAAATCTGTTTGTGGTTCAAGTTGCGGAACTGAAACAGGTCGTCCATTCTCTCCTAATGCAACAAACGTGAAGAATGCATTAACCGTGCGCTTCTTCTCCCCAGTAAATAAATTTTCAGCAGTTACTGTTACATATATCTCCATAGAGCTACGATGCGTCCATGATACAAAAGCTTTTACTTCAATAACTTCACCAATCATGATCGGCGCTAGAAAGTCAATACTATCCATGGAAGCAGTAACTGATCTTGTACGCGCATGTCTCATCGCCGCAATTGCCGCAGCTTTATCCATATATTCCATTAATCGTCCACCGAACATCGTATCATAGTGGTTCGTGTCAGAAGGAAATATAAGTTGCGTCATAAGTGTAAATGAATCCGCAGGTGTCTTTTTTTCCAAATCCATGGTAGTCCCTCGTTTCTTTTTTAGTAATATTATTCACGAGTAAATATGTTGAATAACATCTATATGTGAAAAAGGTTTCAAGTAACATATACAATCATATGTCACTTGAAACCTTAATGAAAACAATAATCTGTCGTCAAACTAATTATTGTATATTATTTTTTTGCAATTGCATGAATCGGATGTCCAAGAAGCATTTCAGCAGCATCAAGAACGATTTCACCAAGTGTAGGGTGAGCATGGATTGTAAGAGCGATATCTTCAATCGTAGCACCCATCTCGATTCCTAGAGCAAGCTCAGCAATCAAGTTAGAAGCTTCAAGACCAACGATTTGAGCACCTAGCAATAGACCTGTTTCAGCATCACCGATAAGTTTCACAAAACCTTCAGTTGCATTCAAGCTCATTGCACGACCGTTAACGCCATAGTTGAATTTACCAACTTTAACATTAAGACCTTGTGCTTTTGCTTCGCCTTCACTAATACCTACGCTACCGATTTCTGGATCAGAGAAGCATACTGCTGGGATACATTTGTAATCAACAGCGCTAGCAAGACCAGACATATGTTCAGCTGCGATACGTCCTTCATACATTGCTTTGTGAGCAAGTGCAAGACCAGGAACAATATCACCAATGGCATAGATATGAGGAATATTCGTACGACCATATTCATCAACTTCGATAAGACCACGATCAGTCATTTTCACATCGATTAGATCTAGACCAAGTTCACCGTCAGTATTAGGACGACGACCAACAGTTACTAGAAGATAATCAGCAGTAATTGACTCTTCTTTATCACCAACAGTATAAGTTACTGTAACATCGTTTTCTGTTTGAGTTGCAGCTTTTGCTTGTGCGCCAGTAATGATGTTAGCACCTTTACCTTTGAATTTCTTAGCAACAACAGCAGAAACATCTTTATCAAATCCTGGAAGGATTGAATCAGAACCTTCGATTACAGTTACTTGAGTACCATAGTTAGAGTACATTTGGCTAAGCTCGATACCGATATAGCCTCCACCAATAACTACGATGCTTTTAGGAATTTCAGGAAGTTTAAGCGCTCCAGTAGAAGAAACGATACGTCCTCCGTAAGGGAAAGCTTTAAGTTCGATTGGACGAGATCCAGTCGCAATAATACAGTTTTTGAAACGGTAACGCGGAGCTTCTTGATCGTTAAATACGCGAGCTTCGTTTTGGTTAATGAACATTACTTCGCCGTTGAAATATTCAACTTTGTTTGCTTTAAGCAATGCAGCTACGCCGCCAGTAAGCTTATTAACAATACCGTCTTTGAAACTTTGAACTTGTGCCCAATCTACTTTAGCTTCGCCAACTTCGATACCGAAAGTTGAAGCGTGAGTAACGTTCTCATATTGATGAGAAGCTGAGATTAGAGCTTTAGAAGGGATACATCCAACGTTAAGACATACACCACCAACAGTTCCTTTATCTACACAAAGTACTTTGTGTCCAAGTTGTGCAGCACGAATAGCAGCTACATAACCACCAGGACCAGCACCAATGACTAAAGTGTCAATATCTAATGAAGCGTCTCCTACTACCATCTCTTACACCTCCATAATGAATAGCTCAGGCTGTGCCAAAAGCTTTTTAATGTGGTTCATGAAGTTTTGAGCAGTTGCACCATCAATTAGACGGTGGTCAAAGCTTAGAGAAAGAGCCATAACTGGAGCTGCTACTAGTTCGCCATTACGTACAATAGCTTTTTCAGAGATACGACCTGTACCAAGAATAGCAACTTCTGGGAAGTTGATAACTGGAGTGAAGAACATACCGCCAGCAGAACCAATGTTAGAAATTGTAATTGTGCTACCACGTAATTCATTAGCAGCAAGCTTACCTTCACGACCTTTAACAGCTAGATCACGAATGTTGTCTGCAATTGCAAACAAGTTTTTACGATCAGCATCTTCAACAACTGGAACGATTAGACCATTCTCAGTATCTGTTGCGATACCTACGTTATAGAATTTACGGTAAACGATCTCTTGGTTAACTTCATCAAGTGTAGAGTTCATAATTGGGAACTCACGACAAGCAGATACAAGAGCTTTTACGATGAATGGAAGGTAAGTTAGTTTTGAACCTTTTTTCTCTGCGTATGGTTTGTATTTCGAACGTAGAGCAACAAGTTCAGTAACATCAACTTCATCCATAATTGTTACGTGAGGAGCAGTGTATACTGATTTGGACATAGCGCCAGCGATAACTTTACGAATACCTTTGAATGGTACACGTTCTTCTGGACGGTATGCACTACCAGTAACAACAGGTGCTGCTGCTTTTGCTTCAGCTGCTGGAGCCGCTGTTGCAGCTTCAGTTGCTTGCGCTGCTGCTGGAGCACCGCCGAATCCTGAAACATCTTCGCGAGTGATACGGCCATTTTTGCCAGTACCAGCAACTTGTTTAATATCTACACCTTGCTCACGAGCGAATTTACGAGTGCTTGGAGTTGCAAGAACTGAAGCATTATCAGAAACTGCTGGAGCCGCTGCCGCTGCTGGAGTTGCCGCCGCCGCTGGAGCTGGAGCTTCTTCTTTCGCTTCTTCAGCAGAACCGCCAAGACCTTCTGGAATTTCACCTTCAGCTTCGATAATAGCTACAACTTCGCCAACTTTGCGAGTCTCGCCATCTTTCATCAAAACTTCTAGTACTTTACCGTTAACTGGACAAGGAACTTCAACGATAGCTTTATCATTTTGAACTTCCATAATGATATCGTCGTCAGTTACCGCTTGACCTACAGTAATACAAACTTTAACAATTTCGCCTTCATGCAAACCTTCACCTAGCTCTGGAAAACGGTACTCGAATTTAGCCACGGAAATTTACCTCCTAGTTGCTTAGCCTGCCTTGTTGACAGGCTTAAGCTTTTATATCAATTTCATTATGTCAATTAGATTAGAAATTTAGTACTTTGTTCACTGCAGCAATTACACGAGCAGGACTTGGAAGCCATTGATCTTCGATTTGTGCATAAGGATACACTGTATCTGGACCAGCTACACGAAGCACAGGTGCTTCAAGGTGTAGAATAGCATGCTCATTCACTTGTGCAATAATTTCCGCTGCTGCACCAGAAGTTTTTTGTGCTTCTTGTACGATAATGCAACGGTTAGTTTTTTGAATTGAAGCAACGATTGTATCAATATCTAAAGGCATAAGTGTACGTAGATCGATAACTTCTGCTTTCACACCTTGTTTTTCAAGCTCATCTGCAGCTTTTTGAGCTGTATGAACCATCATTCCGTAAGCAAGGATCGTTACATCAGAACCTTCACGAACTACATTTGCTTTACCGATTTCTACTGTATATTCACCTTCAGGAACTTCATCACGGAATGCGCGATACAAGTTAAGATGTTCCATGAAGAATACTGGATCATTATCACGAATAGCAGAGATCATAAGACCTTTTGCATCGTAAGGGTTTGAAGGAATAACTACTTTGATACCAGGAGTCTGGATCGCAAGACCTTCAAGAGAATCTGTATGAAGCTCAGCAGCTTTTACTCCACCACCGAAAGGTGTACGGAATACGATTGGTGAGTTATAACGTCCACCAGAACGGTAACGCATACGTGCTGCTTGAACGAACATTTGGTCTAGTGCTTCATAGATGAAACCAACGAATTGGATTTCTGCTACCGGACGGAAGCCTTGAATACCCATACCAACTGCCATACCAGCAATTGCAGACTCAGCAAGTGGAGTATCGAATACTCTATCCTCACCGAATTCTTTTTGTAAACCTTCAGTTACACGGAATACACCGCCAACATGACCTACATCTTCACCAAAGAGTACAACGTTAGGATCACGTGTAAGTTCTACGCGCATCGCATCGCGAATTGCTTCTAACATATTCATTTGTGCCATGGTCGATTTATCCTCCCTATTACTCGAAATCAGCTTTTTGAGCTTCCAAGTGTTGCGGTGTGTGCTCAAACATAGAATCAATAAGTCCAGCAACTGTCATTTTCTCAGTTTGCTCTGCTTTTTTGATATTCTCAGTTACAGCTGCTTTAGCTTCTTCTTTTACGCGAAGAGTATCTTCTTCTGTCCAAAGACCTTTTTTCTCAAGGAATTTACCGAAGCGAGTAAGTGGATCTTTAAGCGCCCATTCTGCTTCCTCATCCTTAGTACGATATTTAGTCGTATCATCTGCAAGGGAATGCGGACGGAAACGATAAGTTAGTAATTCAAGTAAAGTTGCGCCTTCACCATCACGGCCACGTTTAGCGGCATCTTGCACTGCTTTAATTACAGCAAGAACGTCCATACCGTCAACTTGTTGACCAACAATACCTGCAGCTATTGCTTTATGAGCAACAGAAAGTGCTGCTGTTTGTTTCGCGTATGGTGTTGTAATTGCATAGCCGTTATTTTGTACAACGAAAATCGAAGGAAGTTTGAAAGCACCTGCGAAGTTCAACGCTTCGTAGAAGTCACCTTCAGATGAACCACCGTCACCTGTGTACGTAATAGCTACATTTTTTTGATTTTTCTTTTTGAATGCCATTGCTACGCCCATTGCGTGAAGCACTTGCGCACCAATAATAATTTGAGGCATCAATACGTTTACGCCTTCAGGAATTTGACCACCATGTTGATGACCACGAGAATACAAGAAAGCTTGGTAAAGTGGTAGACCGTGCCATACGATTTGTGGCATATCACGGTAACCAGGAGCTATAAAATCATCTTTATTAAGTGCATATTCACTACCAATCATTGAAGCTTCTTGACCAGAAACTGGTGCATAGAAACCAAGACGACCTTGACGTCCTAAATTAATAGCACGCTCGTCCCAAGTACGAGTGAATACCATGCGGTACATAACTTCTTTTAGCTGCTCATCAGTAAGATCCGGCATATATTCCGGATTAGCTACTTCACCATCTAATGTAAGTACAAATAA includes:
- the lpdA gene encoding dihydrolipoyl dehydrogenase; its protein translation is MVVGDASLDIDTLVIGAGPGGYVAAIRAAQLGHKVLCVDKGTVGGVCLNVGCIPSKALISASHQYENVTHASTFGIEVGEAKVDWAQVQSFKDGIVNKLTGGVAALLKANKVEYFNGEVMFINQNEARVFNDQEAPRYRFKNCIIATGSRPIELKAFPYGGRIVSSTGALKLPEIPKSIVVIGGGYIGIELSQMYSNYGTQVTVIEGSDSILPGFDKDVSAVVAKKFKGKGANIITGAQAKAATQTENDVTVTYTVGDKEESITADYLLVTVGRRPNTDGELGLDLIDVKMTDRGLIEVDEYGRTNIPHIYAIGDIVPGLALAHKAMYEGRIAAEHMSGLASAVDYKCIPAVCFSDPEIGSVGISEGEAKAQGLNVKVGKFNYGVNGRAMSLNATEGFVKLIGDAETGLLLGAQIVGLEASNLIAELALGIEMGATIEDIALTIHAHPTLGEIVLDAAEMLLGHPIHAIAKK
- a CDS encoding 2-oxo acid dehydrogenase subunit E2, which gives rise to MAKFEYRFPELGEGLHEGEIVKVCITVGQAVTDDDIIMEVQNDKAIVEVPCPVNGKVLEVLMKDGETRKVGEVVAIIEAEGEIPEGLGGSAEEAKEEAPAPAAAATPAAAAAPAVSDNASVLATPSTRKFAREQGVDIKQVAGTGKNGRITREDVSGFGGAPAAAQATEAATAAPAAEAKAAAPVVTGSAYRPEERVPFKGIRKVIAGAMSKSVYTAPHVTIMDEVDVTELVALRSKYKPYAEKKGSKLTYLPFIVKALVSACREFPIMNSTLDEVNQEIVYRKFYNVGIATDTENGLIVPVVEDADRKNLFAIADNIRDLAVKGREGKLAANELRGSTITISNIGSAGGMFFTPVINFPEVAILGTGRISEKAIVRNGELVAAPVMALSLSFDHRLIDGATAQNFMNHIKKLLAQPELFIMEV
- a CDS encoding alpha-ketoacid dehydrogenase subunit beta, which codes for MAQMNMLEAIRDAMRVELTRDPNVVLFGEDVGHVGGVFRVTEGLQKEFGEDRVFDTPLAESAIAGMAVGMGIQGFRPVAEIQFVGFIYEALDQMFVQAARMRYRSGGRYNSPIVFRTPFGGGVKAAELHTDSLEGLAIQTPGIKVVIPSNPYDAKGLMISAIRDNDPVFFMEHLNLYRAFRDEVPEGEYTVEIGKANVVREGSDVTILAYGMMVHTAQKAADELEKQGVKAEVIDLRTLMPLDIDTIVASIQKTNRCIIVQEAQKTSGAAAEIIAQVNEHAILHLEAPVLRVAGPDTVYPYAQIEDQWLPSPARVIAAVNKVLNF
- the pdhA gene encoding pyruvate dehydrogenase (acetyl-transferring) E1 component subunit alpha — translated: MSKLPYEVQSEPVAPLFVLTLDGEVANPEYMPDLTDEQLKEVMYRMVFTRTWDERAINLGRQGRLGFYAPVSGQEASMIGSEYALNKDDFIAPGYRDMPQIVWHGLPLYQAFLYSRGHQHGGQIPEGVNVLMPQIIIGAQVLHAMGVAMAFKKKNQKNVAITYTGDGGSSEGDFYEALNFAGAFKLPSIFVVQNNGYAITTPYAKQTAALSVAHKAIAAGIVGQQVDGMDVLAVIKAVQDAAKRGRDGEGATLLELLTYRFRPHSLADDTTKYRTKDEEAEWALKDPLTRFGKFLEKKGLWTEEDTLRVKEEAKAAVTENIKKAEQTEKMTVAGLIDSMFEHTPQHLEAQKADFE